A single genomic interval of Novosphingobium ginsenosidimutans harbors:
- a CDS encoding NAD(P)-dependent oxidoreductase, with translation MSEPKHVSFLGLGVMGGAIARHIGNAGHKLTIYNRSPQRLEKWQAANPGLAVRIAQTPAEAAEGAQVVLTCVGNDDDLADVVLGPTGVFATLRKGAVFIDHTTVSARIARQIAVEARDLQVHCVDAPVTGGQAGAENGTLTVMCGGRDEAIEAARPIMEAYTKRIVHVGKAGAGQTTKMVNQIAFAGVLASLSEAMRFAQAAHLDLDKVYDAISGGASQSWQMDNRWHTMAKDEFDFGFAVDWMRKDLGLTLEEGRSLGVPLAVTALIDQFYAEVQALGGGRQDTSSLIRRLPKRGGA, from the coding sequence ATGAGCGAACCAAAACACGTATCCTTCCTGGGCCTGGGCGTGATGGGCGGCGCGATTGCGCGGCACATCGGCAACGCCGGTCACAAGCTGACCATCTACAATCGCAGCCCGCAGCGACTGGAGAAATGGCAGGCAGCCAATCCCGGTCTCGCCGTCCGCATCGCGCAAACCCCCGCCGAAGCGGCCGAAGGCGCGCAGGTGGTGCTGACCTGCGTAGGCAACGACGATGACCTGGCCGACGTCGTGCTCGGCCCGACCGGGGTCTTCGCGACGCTGCGCAAGGGTGCCGTGTTTATCGACCATACCACCGTATCGGCCCGGATCGCTCGCCAGATCGCGGTGGAGGCGCGCGACCTGCAGGTCCACTGCGTTGATGCGCCGGTCACGGGCGGCCAAGCCGGGGCGGAGAACGGCACGCTGACCGTGATGTGCGGCGGCCGCGACGAAGCAATCGAAGCCGCGCGCCCGATCATGGAAGCCTATACCAAGCGGATCGTCCATGTCGGCAAGGCCGGCGCCGGGCAGACCACCAAGATGGTCAACCAGATCGCCTTTGCCGGCGTGCTGGCCAGCCTCTCTGAAGCGATGCGCTTTGCCCAGGCCGCGCACCTCGATCTCGACAAGGTCTATGACGCGATTTCTGGGGGGGCTTCGCAAAGCTGGCAGATGGACAATCGCTGGCACACAATGGCCAAAGACGAATTCGACTTTGGCTTCGCGGTGGACTGGATGCGCAAGGACCTGGGCCTGACGCTGGAAGAAGGCCGCTCGCTTGGCGTGCCGCTGGCGGTCACCGCCTTGATCGACCAGTTCTATGCTGAGGTACAGGCGCTGGGCGGCGGCCGGCAGGATACCTCCTCGTTGATCCGCCGACTGCCCAAGCGGGGTGGCGCATGA
- a CDS encoding amidohydrolase — MIRALLAATAALALSAPALADTLVDNVDGLTIDATGGVERFTGLLIGDDGRIVQVLHRGDKRPGKVDYFVDGQGQVMVPGMIDSHGHVMSLGFSALTLDLTDTKSLAEALAKVAAYAKVNPDRPWILGRGWNQELWPEKRFPTAAELDAVIGDRPVWLERVDGHAGWANSKALAAAGVTALTKAPAGGSIERLPGGKPAGVLVDNATELVAKAVPAPRPEDRDLALAKAQEILLARGVTAIADMGTTVEDWQSFRRAGDNGSLRVRIMAYAMGTDNMALIGGPGPSPWLYDDKLRLNGVKLYADGALGSRGASLKAPYSDAPTVKGLRVTGDTQLKNFMSRAALDRFQVAIHAIGDEANAAALTAIEDMNQTYTGDRRWRIEHAQVVDPADIPRFAKAGVIASMQPVHQTSDRLMAEARLGPNRLAGAYAWASLAASGARLAFGSDVPVELADPWAGFAAAISRTGPDGQPFGGWQPQERVSRELALAAYTSGGAYAGFAEGRFGRLQRGERADFLLIDRDPMLASPAEIRATQVMQVWVGGRPVHQHGN; from the coding sequence ATGATCCGCGCACTGCTGGCGGCAACGGCTGCCCTCGCCCTTTCCGCTCCTGCCCTTGCCGATACGCTGGTCGACAATGTTGACGGCCTGACCATTGACGCGACCGGCGGGGTTGAACGCTTCACCGGCCTTCTCATCGGCGACGATGGCCGGATCGTGCAGGTCCTCCATCGCGGCGACAAGCGCCCCGGCAAGGTCGATTACTTCGTCGATGGCCAGGGCCAGGTCATGGTGCCGGGCATGATCGACAGCCACGGGCACGTGATGAGCCTGGGCTTCTCCGCCCTGACCCTTGATCTGACCGACACGAAATCGCTGGCAGAGGCATTGGCCAAGGTTGCCGCCTATGCAAAGGTCAACCCGGACCGCCCGTGGATCCTCGGCCGCGGTTGGAACCAGGAGCTGTGGCCGGAAAAGCGCTTCCCCACCGCTGCCGAGCTTGATGCGGTGATCGGTGATCGCCCGGTCTGGCTTGAGCGCGTCGACGGCCATGCCGGATGGGCCAATAGCAAGGCCTTGGCCGCTGCGGGCGTCACGGCACTTACCAAGGCCCCGGCCGGCGGCTCGATCGAGCGGCTGCCTGGCGGCAAGCCTGCCGGGGTGCTGGTCGACAATGCGACCGAACTGGTCGCCAAGGCGGTACCCGCACCGCGCCCTGAGGATCGTGACCTGGCTCTTGCCAAGGCGCAGGAAATCCTGCTGGCGCGGGGTGTGACTGCCATTGCCGACATGGGTACAACCGTTGAAGACTGGCAGTCTTTCCGCCGCGCCGGCGACAATGGCTCGCTGCGCGTTCGGATCATGGCCTATGCCATGGGGACCGACAACATGGCGCTGATCGGCGGCCCCGGCCCCTCGCCCTGGCTTTATGACGACAAACTGCGCCTCAACGGGGTGAAGCTCTATGCCGATGGTGCGCTCGGTTCGCGCGGGGCGAGCCTGAAGGCACCCTACAGTGATGCGCCGACCGTCAAGGGTCTGCGGGTGACAGGCGATACCCAGCTCAAGAACTTCATGAGCCGCGCCGCGCTCGATCGGTTCCAGGTTGCGATCCATGCGATTGGCGACGAGGCCAATGCCGCTGCGCTCACCGCGATAGAGGACATGAACCAGACCTACACCGGTGATCGGCGCTGGCGGATCGAGCATGCCCAGGTCGTCGATCCGGCTGACATTCCACGCTTTGCCAAGGCCGGGGTGATTGCCTCGATGCAGCCGGTCCACCAGACTTCCGACCGGCTGATGGCCGAAGCGCGGCTTGGACCGAACCGTCTGGCCGGGGCTTATGCCTGGGCCAGCCTTGCGGCGAGCGGGGCCAGGCTGGCCTTCGGCTCGGATGTACCGGTCGAACTGGCCGATCCCTGGGCAGGCTTCGCCGCCGCAATCAGCCGCACCGGACCGGACGGGCAGCCGTTTGGCGGCTGGCAGCCGCAGGAACGCGTCAGCCGTGAGCTGGCCCTGGCCGCCTACACATCGGGTGGTGCCTATGCCGGCTTTGCCGAAGGCCGCTTTGGCCGGCTGCAGCGCGGCGAACGCGCCGACTTCCTGCTGATCGACCGGGATCCGATGCTGGCTTCACCCGCTGAGATCCGCGCGACGCAGGTAATGCAGGTCTGGGTTGGCGGCCGGCCGGTGCACCAGCACGGCAACTGA
- the tatC gene encoding twin-arginine translocase subunit TatC encodes MVLKIKDIDETQAPLLDHLIELRARLMRIILALVVAFFVCFYFANDIFGFLVRPLTNAFPPGQGKLIYTQLYGAFFVNVKVALFAAFLVCFPIIANQLWAFVAPGLYAKEKKAFLPFLLATPILFTAGAALAYFVVMPTAFHFFLGFEGERGGLSLEALPETGAYLSLVMQFIMAFGISFLLPVLLLLLNRAGIISRDDLVRARRYVIVGITIIAAVITPPDVISQLMLAIPLWLLYESALAIMWFTDRKKAAATGTELAPTPGETIS; translated from the coding sequence ATGGTGCTGAAGATCAAGGACATCGACGAGACGCAGGCACCGCTGCTCGACCACCTGATCGAACTGCGCGCGCGGCTGATGCGGATAATCCTGGCGCTGGTGGTCGCTTTCTTCGTCTGCTTCTATTTCGCCAACGACATCTTCGGCTTCCTGGTTCGCCCGCTGACCAATGCCTTCCCGCCGGGGCAGGGCAAGCTGATCTACACGCAGCTTTACGGAGCGTTCTTCGTCAACGTGAAGGTAGCGCTGTTCGCCGCATTTCTGGTCTGCTTCCCGATCATCGCCAACCAGCTTTGGGCCTTTGTTGCGCCGGGGCTTTATGCCAAGGAAAAGAAGGCCTTCCTGCCGTTCCTGCTGGCCACGCCGATCCTGTTTACCGCCGGCGCGGCGCTGGCCTATTTCGTGGTCATGCCGACCGCGTTCCACTTCTTCCTGGGGTTTGAGGGTGAGCGCGGTGGCCTTTCGCTTGAGGCCTTGCCCGAGACTGGTGCCTATCTCAGCCTGGTCATGCAGTTCATCATGGCTTTCGGGATCAGCTTCCTGCTGCCGGTTTTGCTGCTGCTGCTCAACCGCGCCGGCATCATCAGTCGCGACGATCTGGTGCGGGCGCGGCGCTATGTGATAGTCGGCATCACGATCATTGCCGCGGTGATCACGCCGCCCGACGTGATCTCGCAGCTGATGCTCGCGATCCCGCTGTGGCTGCTTTACGAAAGCGCGCTGGCCATCATGTGGTTTACCGATCGCAAGAAGGCAGCAGCGACCGGGACCGAACTGGCCCCCACCCCGGGCGAGACGATTTCCTGA
- the tatB gene encoding Sec-independent protein translocase protein TatB: MFDIGASELLLIVIVAVVVIGPKDLPLALRTAGRWIGKIRRVSGHFRAGVETMIREAELAEMEKKWREQNEAIMREHPPESASAEAALIGQDPGTVKAEEPATASPEAAPAKPKRAKAKPKPDQAA, from the coding sequence GTGTTTGATATCGGCGCCTCCGAGCTGCTGCTGATCGTGATCGTCGCGGTGGTGGTGATCGGTCCGAAGGACCTGCCGCTGGCGTTGCGCACGGCCGGGCGTTGGATCGGCAAGATCCGGCGGGTGTCCGGTCATTTCCGGGCGGGCGTAGAGACGATGATCCGCGAGGCGGAACTCGCCGAAATGGAAAAGAAGTGGCGCGAGCAGAACGAAGCGATCATGCGTGAGCATCCGCCCGAAAGCGCCAGCGCCGAAGCCGCGCTGATCGGGCAAGACCCGGGCACAGTGAAGGCGGAGGAGCCGGCGACCGCCAGCCCGGAAGCCGCCCCTGCCAAGCCGAAACGCGCCAAGGCGAAGCCCAAACCGGATCAGGCCGCCTGA
- a CDS encoding twin-arginine translocase TatA/TatE family subunit: MGGFSIWHWLIVLLVVLVLFGRGRVSEIMGDFGKGIKSFKQGMADEETKPAAPPAQIPAPGETTAATEASKTEQK; encoded by the coding sequence ATGGGCGGTTTTTCAATCTGGCACTGGCTGATCGTGCTGCTGGTCGTGCTGGTCCTGTTCGGGCGCGGCCGCGTGTCGGAAATCATGGGTGATTTCGGCAAGGGCATCAAAAGCTTCAAGCAGGGCATGGCTGACGAAGAGACCAAGCCTGCGGCGCCGCCGGCCCAGATTCCCGCGCCGGGCGAGACCACTGCCGCCACCGAGGCGAGCAAGACTGAACAGAAGTAA
- the scpB gene encoding SMC-Scp complex subunit ScpB, with the protein MTRPDDLVRAVEATLFAAEEPMTVEAISTHLGGADVKAALAELAATYKDRGVQLVERARRWHFQTAPDLAHLLRREREEVRRLSRAATEVLAIVAYHEPVSRAEIEAIRGVQTAKGTLDVLMEAGWVRIVGRREVPGRPVIYATTPEFLTHFGLESRRDLPGLDELKAAGLLDPVDDALADAMETADQRREAAEAEAGLASEDESA; encoded by the coding sequence ATGACCCGTCCGGACGATCTGGTCCGCGCGGTCGAGGCGACGTTGTTCGCGGCCGAAGAGCCGATGACGGTCGAGGCGATTTCTACCCACCTCGGCGGGGCCGACGTGAAGGCTGCGCTGGCCGAACTGGCCGCGACCTACAAGGATCGCGGCGTTCAGCTGGTCGAGCGGGCCAGGCGCTGGCATTTTCAAACCGCGCCGGATCTTGCCCACTTGCTCCGGCGCGAGCGCGAGGAGGTGCGGCGGCTGTCGCGCGCCGCCACGGAAGTCCTCGCGATCGTTGCCTATCACGAACCGGTTAGCCGCGCCGAGATCGAAGCGATCCGCGGCGTCCAGACCGCCAAGGGCACGCTTGACGTGCTGATGGAGGCGGGCTGGGTGCGGATCGTTGGGCGCCGTGAAGTTCCTGGCCGTCCAGTGATTTATGCCACCACGCCTGAGTTCCTGACGCACTTCGGGCTGGAGAGTCGGCGCGACCTGCCCGGGCTGGACGAACTCAAAGCCGCCGGTTTGCTCGATCCGGTCGACGATGCCCTGGCCGATGCGATGGAAACAGCCGATCAGCGGAGAGAAGCCGCTGAGGCTGAAGCCGGACTGGCAAGCGAGGACGAAAGCGCCTAG
- a CDS encoding segregation and condensation protein A, whose protein sequence is MSELDDAPAITLPEDEWAGPGAAATEDAALYLELDGWEGPLDLLLDLARRQKVDLRKISILALVDQYLTYIERAEALRLELAADYLVMAAWLAYLKSALLLPRDEQEDPSPEELALRLQLRLQRLAAMRDAAARLMGRDRLGRDVFLRGAPEGLRVDRKSLWQCDWFALVQAYGQVKARTQPVVHMVRDRMVMTLDSALSRVSAMLGVNLDWMELRDFLPPHADPKLRRSAMASSFVAALELARLGKAELQQEQTFGPLMLRGIKA, encoded by the coding sequence ATGAGCGAGCTCGATGACGCCCCGGCGATCACCCTGCCCGAGGATGAATGGGCCGGACCCGGCGCGGCGGCGACCGAGGATGCTGCGCTCTACCTTGAACTCGATGGCTGGGAAGGGCCGCTCGACCTGCTGCTCGACCTTGCCCGGCGGCAGAAGGTCGATCTGCGCAAGATTTCGATCCTGGCGCTGGTGGACCAGTACCTGACCTATATCGAGCGGGCCGAGGCACTGCGGCTGGAACTGGCCGCCGATTACCTGGTGATGGCGGCCTGGCTGGCCTACCTCAAGTCCGCCCTGCTGCTGCCGCGCGACGAGCAGGAAGACCCGAGCCCCGAAGAGCTGGCGCTGCGCCTGCAACTGCGGCTGCAGCGGCTGGCGGCGATGCGCGATGCGGCGGCGCGGCTGATGGGGCGTGACCGGCTGGGCCGCGACGTGTTCCTGCGCGGCGCGCCGGAAGGTCTGCGGGTCGATCGCAAGTCTCTATGGCAGTGTGACTGGTTCGCGCTGGTCCAGGCCTATGGCCAGGTCAAGGCGCGGACCCAGCCGGTGGTGCACATGGTGCGCGACCGGATGGTGATGACGCTCGACAGCGCTTTGTCGCGGGTCTCGGCCATGCTCGGCGTCAATCTCGACTGGATGGAGCTTCGCGATTTCCTGCCGCCGCACGCCGATCCCAAGCTGCGCCGCTCGGCCATGGCTTCCAGCTTCGTCGCCGCGCTGGAACTCGCCCGGCTGGGTAAGGCGGAATTGCAGCAGGAACAGACCTTTGGTCCGCTCATGCTGCGCGGGATCAAAGCATGA
- the nagZ gene encoding beta-N-acetylhexosaminidase has protein sequence MTPAIFGLSGLTLTATERAFFREANPAGYILFGRNIESREQVRALTDDLRAIHGREKLLITIDQEGGRVARMKPPVWPVYPAGAVFDRLFDLAPASAIEAARANAEALGHDLHEAGITCTHAPVLDVRQHGAHDVIGDRAYGFEPLRVAAIGRAVLDGLARAGVVGTIKHMPGHGRSMVDTHKELPTVSASAAELESDIAPFKALSQAPIAMTGHLVFTAWDADHPATQSPFVIERIIRGKIGFDGLLLTDDLDMEALSGTVPDRAEAAIQAGCDIALNCWAKMDDMTGICERLGSMSEATAARLARALSAIRAPQPTAEQAELAAKRDALLALLETAEVRA, from the coding sequence ATGACTCCCGCCATTTTCGGCCTTTCCGGACTGACCCTGACCGCCACGGAGCGGGCCTTTTTCCGTGAGGCCAACCCGGCGGGCTATATCCTGTTCGGCCGCAATATCGAAAGCCGCGAACAGGTGCGGGCGCTGACCGATGATCTGCGGGCGATCCACGGCCGCGAAAAGCTGCTGATCACCATCGACCAGGAAGGTGGCCGGGTCGCCCGGATGAAGCCGCCAGTCTGGCCAGTCTATCCAGCGGGTGCCGTGTTTGACCGTTTGTTCGACCTAGCCCCCGCATCGGCCATCGAAGCCGCGCGTGCCAATGCCGAGGCGCTGGGGCATGATCTGCACGAGGCCGGCATTACCTGTACCCACGCGCCAGTGCTGGATGTCCGCCAGCACGGTGCGCACGATGTGATCGGTGACCGTGCTTACGGGTTTGAGCCGCTGCGGGTTGCTGCCATAGGCCGTGCGGTGCTCGATGGCCTGGCTCGCGCCGGGGTGGTCGGGACCATCAAGCATATGCCGGGACATGGCCGCTCAATGGTCGATACCCACAAGGAGCTGCCGACCGTCTCGGCCAGCGCGGCCGAGCTGGAAAGTGATATCGCCCCGTTCAAAGCCCTGTCCCAGGCGCCCATCGCCATGACCGGGCACCTGGTCTTCACCGCCTGGGATGCCGACCATCCGGCGACGCAATCACCCTTTGTGATCGAGCGGATCATCCGCGGGAAGATTGGCTTCGATGGACTGCTGCTGACCGATGACCTCGATATGGAGGCGCTGTCCGGCACTGTGCCTGACCGTGCCGAAGCTGCGATCCAGGCCGGGTGCGACATTGCGCTCAACTGCTGGGCGAAAATGGACGACATGACTGGCATCTGCGAGCGGCTTGGCTCCATGTCCGAAGCAACCGCCGCGCGCCTCGCCCGCGCGCTCAGCGCGATCCGCGCGCCGCAGCCAACGGCCGAGCAGGCCGAGCTTGCGGCCAAGCGCGATGCCCTGCTGGCGCTGCTTGAAACCGCGGAGGTGCGAGCATGA
- a CDS encoding SPOR domain-containing protein — MDDRRDEHDWDQHDDDRLETEQLELDAPEDRLPWLESAEDDDEYEGYDTSRLLVIFLGGLAVLVAVVGGIWWFTNRGPDPELVADGSVVAAPTEPYKTAPANPGGKTFDGTGDVSFAASEGQARPPVMAGPADAGTPTTAPAPTPAATAASTPAAASVGVGVQVGAYSSQATAEAGWAKLVAQANGALAGVSHRVIAGTADNGTIYRLQAVASDRASATALCGQLKAAGISCQVK, encoded by the coding sequence ATGGACGATCGCCGCGACGAGCATGACTGGGACCAGCATGACGACGATCGGCTGGAAACCGAGCAACTTGAGCTTGATGCTCCGGAAGATCGCCTGCCGTGGCTGGAAAGCGCCGAAGATGACGACGAGTACGAAGGCTACGACACCAGTCGGCTCCTCGTGATTTTTCTGGGCGGGCTGGCTGTCCTGGTCGCCGTGGTCGGCGGGATCTGGTGGTTCACCAACCGTGGCCCCGATCCCGAGCTGGTTGCCGATGGCAGCGTGGTTGCGGCACCGACTGAACCTTACAAGACTGCCCCGGCCAACCCCGGCGGCAAGACGTTTGATGGCACCGGCGATGTCAGCTTCGCGGCCTCCGAAGGGCAAGCGCGTCCGCCGGTGATGGCCGGTCCGGCCGATGCCGGTACTCCAACGACCGCTCCTGCACCGACTCCAGCGGCTACTGCTGCATCAACTCCCGCCGCTGCTTCAGTCGGGGTCGGTGTCCAAGTCGGCGCGTACTCTTCGCAGGCCACAGCCGAAGCCGGCTGGGCCAAGCTGGTGGCGCAGGCCAATGGCGCCTTGGCGGGTGTGTCGCACCGCGTGATCGCCGGCACGGCTGACAACGGCACGATCTATCGCCTTCAGGCCGTTGCTTCTGACCGCGCGAGTGCCACGGCGCTGTGCGGCCAACTCAAGGCTGCCGGCATTTCCTGCCAGGTGAAGTAA
- the argS gene encoding arginine--tRNA ligase, giving the protein MTAALTIHAAFVGHIAAALDALEAAGTLPGGLNRAAVAVEPPRDPSHGDLATNAAMVLAKPAGLNPRALAELLVAELTKVPGVASAEIAGPGFINLRVDAAAWIAELRAIAALGGDYGRSTMGQGSTVNVEYVSANPTGPMHMGHCRGAVVGDALATLLEFAGHKVIREYYVNDAGAQVDVLARSVHVRYREALGEAVGDIPEGLYPGEYLIPVGQALAAEFGDKYAKAPEADWLIPFRTRAVAAMLEMIKADLALLGIHHDLFSSEAELQAAGKPDEAEKWLRAHDLVYDGQLEAPKGKTPEDWEPVELPLFRSTKFGDDQDRPIKKSSGEWTYFGADLAYHFQKAQSADALVDIWGADHAGTVKRIKAAVAAMTGAEGKPTPFEVKLVQMVQLMKGGQPFKMSKRAGNFVTLADVVEMVGKDVVRFTMLTRKPDAQMDFDFDKVVEASKDNPVFYVQYAHARIRSTLRKAAAEGFAPGDAALELLGEEELGLIKLAAQFPRLVEAAAVAREPHRVAFFLQDLAAAFHGYWNVGNDRPEKRFIVAQDAAITSARLYLATQIGQLVRNGLALLGVEAVEEM; this is encoded by the coding sequence ATGACTGCTGCCTTGACCATTCACGCCGCCTTTGTCGGCCATATTGCCGCTGCGCTTGATGCGCTTGAAGCCGCCGGTACCCTGCCGGGCGGGCTTAACCGCGCTGCTGTGGCGGTGGAGCCGCCCCGCGATCCGAGCCACGGCGACCTGGCGACCAACGCGGCAATGGTGCTGGCGAAGCCCGCTGGCCTCAACCCCCGCGCCCTGGCCGAACTGCTGGTGGCAGAACTGACCAAGGTGCCGGGCGTGGCCAGTGCCGAAATCGCCGGTCCCGGCTTCATCAACCTGCGCGTCGATGCCGCGGCCTGGATTGCCGAACTGCGGGCGATTGCGGCGCTTGGTGGCGATTATGGCCGGTCGACCATGGGGCAGGGCAGCACGGTCAACGTCGAATATGTCTCGGCCAACCCTACCGGGCCCATGCACATGGGCCACTGCCGCGGTGCGGTGGTCGGCGATGCGCTGGCAACGCTGCTGGAATTCGCCGGGCACAAGGTGATCCGCGAATACTACGTCAACGATGCGGGTGCGCAGGTCGATGTCCTCGCTCGCTCAGTCCACGTCCGCTACCGCGAAGCGCTTGGCGAGGCTGTCGGTGACATTCCCGAGGGACTCTATCCGGGTGAGTACCTGATCCCGGTCGGCCAGGCACTCGCCGCCGAATTTGGCGACAAGTACGCCAAGGCACCCGAGGCTGACTGGCTCATCCCGTTCCGCACCCGCGCCGTTGCGGCCATGCTTGAGATGATCAAGGCCGACCTGGCCTTGCTTGGCATCCATCACGACCTGTTCTCCTCTGAGGCAGAGCTGCAAGCCGCCGGCAAGCCGGACGAGGCCGAAAAGTGGCTGCGCGCGCACGACCTGGTTTACGACGGCCAGCTTGAAGCGCCCAAGGGCAAGACGCCCGAGGACTGGGAGCCGGTCGAGCTGCCGCTGTTCCGCTCGACCAAGTTCGGCGATGATCAGGACCGTCCGATCAAGAAAAGCTCGGGCGAATGGACCTATTTCGGTGCCGATCTCGCCTATCACTTCCAGAAGGCGCAGAGCGCTGACGCGCTGGTCGATATCTGGGGCGCGGACCATGCCGGCACGGTAAAGCGGATCAAGGCTGCCGTCGCTGCCATGACCGGGGCCGAGGGCAAGCCCACGCCGTTCGAGGTCAAGCTGGTCCAGATGGTCCAGCTGATGAAGGGCGGCCAGCCCTTCAAGATGTCAAAGCGGGCGGGCAACTTTGTGACGCTGGCTGACGTGGTCGAGATGGTCGGCAAGGACGTGGTCCGCTTTACCATGCTGACCCGCAAGCCCGATGCGCAGATGGACTTCGATTTCGACAAAGTGGTCGAAGCCTCGAAGGACAACCCGGTGTTCTACGTCCAGTACGCCCACGCCCGAATCCGATCGACCCTGCGCAAAGCAGCAGCCGAAGGCTTTGCGCCAGGAGATGCCGCGCTCGAACTGCTGGGCGAAGAGGAGCTTGGCCTGATCAAGCTCGCTGCTCAGTTCCCGCGGCTGGTCGAAGCGGCGGCCGTAGCGCGTGAACCCCACCGCGTCGCCTTTTTTCTCCAGGACCTTGCTGCAGCATTCCACGGTTACTGGAATGTCGGGAATGACCGGCCTGAAAAGCGCTTCATCGTGGCACAGGACGCCGCGATCACCTCCGCAAGGCTTTATCTTGCCACGCAAATCGGGCAACTTGTCCGCAATGGCCTGGCGCTCCTCGGCGTTGAGGCGGTGGAGGAAATGTGA
- the ispH gene encoding 4-hydroxy-3-methylbut-2-enyl diphosphate reductase: MNAPFPQPGKPALRLLLAAPRGFCAGVDRAIEIVERALSRYGAPVYVRHEIVHNRFVVDGLRDKGAIFVEELDEVPDGAPVVFSAHGVPKSVPANATERGLDWLDATCPLVSKVHRQAERQIEAGRHILFIGHKGHPEVIGTFGQVPEGTITLVETLEDVAALDFPADAALSFLTQTTLSVDDTAEIVAALRARYPGIAGPKAEDICYATSNRQAAVKAIAEECQLVLVIGAPNSSNSLRLVEVAQRCGATAHLIQRGSEIDEAWFDGVETMGLTAGASAPETLVQEVIDRIGEFRTVAVEQVVTAEEKIIFKLPRQLAD; encoded by the coding sequence ATGAACGCGCCCTTTCCGCAGCCGGGCAAACCGGCCCTTCGCCTTCTGCTCGCCGCCCCGCGCGGCTTCTGCGCCGGGGTCGACCGCGCGATCGAGATCGTCGAGCGCGCCCTGAGCCGCTATGGCGCGCCGGTCTATGTCCGGCATGAGATCGTGCATAACCGTTTCGTGGTCGATGGCCTGCGCGACAAGGGGGCGATCTTCGTTGAGGAACTGGACGAAGTGCCCGATGGCGCGCCGGTGGTATTCAGCGCCCATGGCGTGCCCAAGTCGGTCCCCGCCAATGCTACTGAACGCGGTCTCGACTGGCTTGATGCCACCTGTCCGCTGGTCAGCAAGGTGCACCGCCAGGCCGAACGCCAGATCGAGGCAGGGCGGCACATCCTGTTCATCGGCCACAAGGGCCACCCGGAAGTGATCGGTACGTTCGGCCAGGTGCCAGAAGGCACGATCACCCTGGTCGAAACGCTGGAAGATGTCGCCGCGTTGGACTTTCCCGCCGACGCTGCGCTCTCGTTCCTAACCCAGACCACCCTTTCGGTGGATGACACGGCAGAAATCGTTGCAGCCCTGCGCGCCCGCTATCCCGGGATCGCCGGCCCCAAGGCAGAGGACATCTGCTATGCCACGTCCAACCGCCAGGCCGCGGTCAAGGCAATCGCCGAGGAATGCCAGCTGGTGCTGGTGATCGGTGCGCCCAACAGTTCCAATTCACTGCGATTGGTCGAGGTTGCCCAGCGCTGCGGTGCGACGGCGCACCTCATTCAGCGCGGCAGCGAAATCGACGAAGCCTGGTTTGACGGGGTTGAGACCATGGGCCTGACCGCCGGGGCTTCTGCGCCCGAAACGCTGGTTCAGGAAGTCATCGACCGGATCGGCGAGTTCCGGACGGTCGCGGTTGAGCAGGTCGTCACGGCCGAGGAAAAGATCATCTTCAAGCTGCCCCGGCAGCTCGCGGACTAG